A section of the Acidobacteriota bacterium genome encodes:
- a CDS encoding 2-oxoacid:ferredoxin oxidoreductase subunit beta, with protein MSPDKPRPGAPNRAGLTIEAYKGRPSTLCNGCGHDAISNQLVRAFYEYGIDPAEVVKFSGIGCSSKTPAYFLGRSFGFNAIHGRMPSVATGALVANRRLKGLAVSGDGDTASIGIGQFVHAMRRNIPLVYILENNGVYGLTKGQFSATADRGSRRKGGEANELPPVDCCALAIELGCGYVARSFAGDPKQLSALLKGALGHRGTAFIDVLSPCVTFNNHEGSTKSYPYLKGAEEWLHDVGFIPYFEQIAVDYADGTTREIALHDGSRLTLRKLEREYDPTDRAGALAKLRASSEEGTFLTGLFYIDGRKPDITELLDLDDEPLAALPPEKLRPSRAAFEEILARLR; from the coding sequence ATGTCGCCTGACAAACCGCGCCCCGGGGCGCCGAACCGCGCCGGCCTGACGATCGAAGCCTACAAGGGGCGCCCGTCCACCCTGTGCAACGGCTGCGGCCACGACGCCATATCGAACCAGCTCGTCCGCGCCTTCTACGAGTACGGGATCGACCCGGCGGAGGTGGTCAAATTTTCCGGCATCGGGTGCAGCTCGAAGACCCCGGCCTATTTCCTGGGACGCTCCTTCGGCTTCAACGCCATCCACGGCCGGATGCCCTCGGTGGCCACCGGCGCGCTCGTGGCCAACCGCCGCCTGAAGGGGCTGGCCGTAAGCGGCGACGGCGACACGGCCTCGATCGGGATCGGTCAGTTCGTGCACGCCATGCGCCGCAACATCCCCCTCGTCTACATCCTCGAAAACAACGGCGTCTACGGGCTGACCAAGGGGCAGTTTTCGGCTACGGCCGACCGGGGCTCGCGCCGGAAGGGGGGGGAGGCCAACGAACTCCCCCCCGTCGACTGCTGCGCCCTGGCGATCGAACTCGGGTGCGGCTATGTCGCCCGCTCCTTCGCGGGGGACCCCAAGCAGCTCTCGGCGCTCCTGAAGGGGGCTTTGGGCCACCGGGGGACCGCCTTCATCGACGTGCTCTCCCCCTGCGTCACCTTCAACAACCACGAGGGGTCGACCAAGAGCTACCCCTACCTGAAGGGGGCGGAGGAGTGGCTGCACGATGTGGGCTTCATCCCCTATTTCGAGCAGATCGCGGTGGATTACGCCGACGGGACCACGAGGGAGATCGCGCTCCACGACGGCTCCCGGCTCACGCTGCGCAAGCTCGAACGGGAGTACGACCCGACCGACCGGGCCGGGGCGCTCGCGAAGCTCCGCGCGTCGTCGGAAGAGGGGACGTTCCTGACGGGACTCTTCTACATCGACGGCCGGAAACCGGACATCACGGAACTCCTCGACCTCGACGACGAACCCCTGGCGGCCCTCCCACCGGAAAAGCTGCGCCCCTCCCGCGCCGCGTTCGAAGAGATCCTGGCGCGGCTCAGGTAG
- a CDS encoding hydrogenase iron-sulfur subunit: MGDMGKLEKWKGALNKCIRCGYCYEHCPIYKSTRWEIDSPRGKLILLYGLLSGEIEPSEYVAGKLMECFHCGRCQKACSSGVPIQDVYQDARELLVEAGFEVPGTTSRTDTDVCALCLNCVRMCKHEARSFVDGRIVTDLLKCQSCGSCLDICPKQGVTIGRGFGTNPDELDREVAAFFADGRNPEAKAVVFSCGWSNYPGMQTASYEPDAASAEYKVLVTVCSGRIRSETILSTLDAGAWGVLVVSCPEEDCEHGGSPRVKARLEALLKPLAAIGVDPGRVQVAEVAQGNPKKFLEATQAFMKDVRALGPLLVRSEA, encoded by the coding sequence ATGGGCGATATGGGCAAACTGGAAAAATGGAAGGGCGCGCTCAACAAGTGCATCCGCTGCGGCTACTGCTACGAGCACTGCCCGATCTACAAATCCACCCGGTGGGAGATCGACAGCCCGCGGGGGAAGCTGATCCTGCTCTACGGCCTGCTGAGCGGGGAGATCGAACCGTCGGAGTACGTGGCGGGCAAGCTGATGGAGTGTTTCCACTGCGGCCGCTGCCAGAAGGCGTGTTCCTCCGGGGTCCCGATCCAGGACGTCTACCAGGACGCCCGGGAACTCCTCGTCGAGGCGGGGTTCGAGGTCCCCGGCACCACTTCCCGGACCGACACCGACGTCTGCGCCCTCTGCCTGAACTGCGTCCGGATGTGCAAGCACGAGGCGCGCAGTTTCGTGGACGGCCGGATCGTGACCGACCTGCTGAAATGCCAGTCCTGCGGCAGCTGCCTCGACATCTGCCCCAAGCAGGGGGTCACGATCGGGCGCGGCTTCGGCACCAACCCCGACGAACTCGACCGGGAGGTGGCGGCGTTTTTCGCCGACGGGCGCAACCCGGAGGCCAAGGCCGTCGTCTTCTCCTGCGGCTGGTCCAACTACCCGGGGATGCAGACGGCCAGCTACGAGCCCGATGCCGCGTCGGCCGAGTACAAGGTGCTGGTGACGGTCTGCAGCGGCCGGATCCGCTCGGAAACCATCCTGTCGACCCTGGACGCCGGCGCCTGGGGGGTGCTGGTCGTCTCCTGCCCGGAGGAGGACTGCGAGCACGGGGGGAGCCCGCGGGTGAAGGCGCGCCTGGAGGCTCTCCTGAAGCCGCTGGCGGCGATCGGGGTCGACCCCGGGCGCGTGCAGGTGGCCGAGGTCGCGCAGGGGAACCCCAAGAAGTTCCTGGAGGCGACCCAGGCTTTCATGAAGGATGTCCGGGCCCTGGGCCCGCTGCTGGTAAGGAGCGAGGCATGA
- a CDS encoding FAD-binding oxidoreductase encodes MSDINFEKLKAIVGEGGVLSDPADLYVYGSDSSVHEGTPHAIVRPRNTEQVQQLLRYADEERIPVIPRGSGSGMCGQAVPVRGGIILDMKAMNRILEINPQDGYCRVEPGVVDDDLNKALKPHGVFYPPTPASSVVATIGGEIANNASGTRSVKYGAARDAILAMKVVLAGGELVSLGATTRVAASGYPLERLMVGSEGTLGVIVEATLRFVPIPKLRCLGIAMFNVLGEAGDAISEIMGSGCQPSMLELVDKVAITAANKAENLGLPEVEAILLFEADGMAKETIDPEIERFRTICERHNGFGLEFSYDEKERARIFAARSKLFPSLSKYDERLASTSLADDMAVPFSKMAETANKIHEIAERNGLVMTAYGHCGAGCMHTKILMDTEKGTQWEGARQAVKEIYEYVLSVGGTTSAEHGIGLSKAGAFRREKAAVLDLMRGIKKVFDPNNIMNPGKLMDGPDDWVGETHLRYQKS; translated from the coding sequence ATGAGTGACATCAACTTTGAGAAACTGAAAGCCATCGTCGGGGAGGGCGGCGTCCTCTCCGACCCGGCCGATCTCTACGTCTACGGCTCCGATTCGAGCGTGCACGAGGGAACGCCGCACGCCATCGTCCGCCCGCGGAACACCGAACAGGTGCAGCAGCTGCTGCGCTACGCCGACGAGGAGCGGATCCCGGTGATCCCGCGCGGCTCCGGCTCCGGCATGTGCGGCCAGGCCGTTCCCGTCCGGGGGGGCATCATCCTGGACATGAAGGCGATGAACCGGATCCTGGAGATCAACCCGCAGGACGGCTACTGCCGGGTGGAGCCGGGGGTGGTCGACGACGACCTGAACAAGGCGCTGAAGCCCCACGGGGTCTTCTACCCCCCGACCCCCGCCTCGAGCGTGGTGGCCACGATCGGCGGGGAGATCGCCAACAACGCCTCCGGCACCCGTTCGGTCAAGTACGGGGCGGCGCGCGACGCCATCCTCGCGATGAAGGTGGTCCTGGCCGGCGGGGAGCTGGTTTCGCTCGGGGCGACCACGCGGGTGGCGGCGAGCGGCTACCCGCTCGAACGCCTCATGGTGGGCTCGGAGGGGACCCTGGGCGTCATCGTCGAGGCCACCCTGCGCTTCGTACCCATCCCCAAGCTCCGCTGCCTCGGGATCGCCATGTTCAACGTGCTCGGGGAAGCGGGGGACGCCATCAGTGAAATCATGGGGAGCGGGTGCCAGCCGTCGATGCTCGAGCTGGTGGACAAGGTGGCGATCACGGCCGCCAACAAGGCGGAGAACCTCGGGCTCCCGGAGGTCGAGGCCATCCTGCTGTTCGAGGCCGACGGCATGGCGAAGGAGACGATCGATCCCGAGATCGAAAGATTCCGCACCATCTGCGAGCGCCACAACGGCTTCGGCCTCGAGTTCAGCTACGACGAGAAGGAGCGTGCGCGGATCTTCGCCGCCCGCTCCAAGCTCTTCCCCTCGCTTTCGAAGTACGACGAGCGCCTGGCCTCGACGTCGCTGGCCGACGACATGGCGGTGCCCTTTTCCAAGATGGCCGAGACCGCCAACAAGATCCACGAGATCGCCGAGCGCAACGGCCTGGTCATGACGGCGTACGGCCACTGCGGCGCCGGGTGCATGCACACGAAGATCCTGATGGACACGGAGAAGGGGACGCAGTGGGAGGGCGCCCGGCAGGCGGTCAAGGAGATTTACGAATACGTCCTGTCGGTCGGCGGGACCACTTCGGCCGAACACGGGATCGGGCTCAGCAAGGCCGGGGCCTTCAGGCGCGAGAAGGCGGCGGTGCTCGACCTGATGCGGGGCATCAAGAAGGTGTTCGACCCGAACAACATCATGAACCCGGGCAAGCTGATGGACGGCCCGGACGACTGGGTCGGCGAGACGCATTTGCGCTATCAGAAATCGTAG
- a CDS encoding 50S ribosomal protein L11 methyltransferase, whose protein sequence is MAEDYVEVRLRTGVDAGEILALLDGGEELGAWEGGDGVVHLFWPAKRWDGAALEGLERALGALGIDAGSLEVEPVPDRDWNAAWAASLQPIRLGGRIRVRQSWHEPDPAFDGIELVLDPKRAFGTGHHATTQLVVEWLEENIRGGERVLDIGTGSGILAMAALRLGARSALGVDNDPIAIECARGYAAANGFGPELELRAGSFEECAGQRGDILVANIDGRTLPALCPLLPRLLGDGGIGCLSGLQEQDEDEIRGELDRAGFAVRSRRRRGEWLLLGFAPSRA, encoded by the coding sequence ATGGCTGAAGACTACGTGGAAGTGCGCCTGCGAACCGGTGTGGATGCGGGGGAGATCCTGGCCCTGCTCGACGGGGGGGAGGAGCTGGGAGCCTGGGAGGGGGGGGACGGGGTGGTGCACCTCTTCTGGCCGGCAAAAAGGTGGGACGGTGCGGCCCTCGAAGGACTCGAGCGGGCGCTGGGCGCGCTCGGCATCGACGCGGGAAGCCTGGAGGTGGAGCCGGTGCCGGACCGGGACTGGAACGCGGCCTGGGCGGCGTCCCTGCAGCCGATCCGGCTGGGCGGCCGCATCCGCGTCCGTCAGAGCTGGCACGAGCCCGACCCCGCTTTTGACGGCATCGAGCTGGTCCTCGACCCGAAGCGCGCGTTCGGCACCGGGCACCACGCCACCACGCAGCTGGTCGTCGAGTGGCTCGAGGAGAATATCCGCGGCGGGGAGCGGGTCCTCGACATCGGCACCGGGAGCGGCATCCTGGCCATGGCCGCGCTCCGGCTCGGGGCCCGGAGCGCGCTCGGGGTGGACAACGACCCGATCGCCATCGAGTGCGCGCGCGGGTACGCGGCCGCCAACGGCTTCGGGCCGGAGCTGGAGCTGCGGGCGGGCTCCTTCGAGGAGTGCGCCGGGCAGCGGGGCGACATCCTGGTCGCCAATATCGACGGCCGGACCCTTCCGGCGCTCTGCCCCCTCCTCCCGCGCCTGCTCGGGGACGGCGGCATCGGCTGCCTTTCGGGGCTGCAGGAGCAGGACGAGGACGAAATCCGCGGGGAGCTCGACCGGGCGGGGTTCGCGGTCCGTTCCCGGCGCCGGCGCGGGGAGTGGCTTCTGCTCGGCTTCGCTCCCTCCCGGGCCTGA
- a CDS encoding YajQ family cyclic di-GMP-binding protein — protein MAATQSFDVTSGCDLQEVDNAVNQAMKEIRQRYDFKGQKVEIEFRRSENKLVVRAPDEYKLRAAWEVLEEKMVRRQVPLRNLQHGKAQPAAGGTVVEEVSLQQGIPTETARAIVKYLKEQKIKKLQSEIQGDQVRISSPSRDDLQTVMRLLKEKDFSIELKFGNYRSQ, from the coding sequence ATGGCGGCCACGCAATCGTTCGACGTCACCTCGGGCTGCGATCTCCAGGAGGTGGACAACGCCGTAAACCAGGCGATGAAGGAGATCCGGCAGCGTTACGATTTCAAGGGGCAGAAGGTCGAGATCGAGTTCCGGCGCTCGGAAAACAAGCTGGTGGTGCGCGCTCCGGACGAATACAAGCTCCGGGCGGCCTGGGAGGTGCTCGAGGAGAAGATGGTGCGGCGGCAGGTGCCCCTTCGGAACCTCCAGCACGGCAAGGCGCAGCCCGCGGCCGGGGGGACGGTGGTCGAGGAGGTGAGCCTGCAGCAGGGGATCCCGACCGAGACGGCGCGCGCCATCGTGAAATACCTCAAGGAGCAGAAGATCAAGAAGCTCCAGTCGGAGATCCAGGGGGACCAGGTGCGCATCTCCTCCCCCTCGCGCGACGATCTGCAGACCGTGATGCGCCTGCTCAAGGAGAAGGACTTCTCGATCGAGCTCAAGTTCGGCAACTACCGTTCGCAGTGA
- the larA gene encoding nickel-dependent lactate racemase translates to MKLRLPYGKEGYLEAAIDEARIEGIIEPNRVPIGDEGEVIRRALEHPVGSAGVRAFLAGARDVLVIVNDPTRPTPTARVLDYLEPELAGLEVSFIVATGAHRAPTPEEYVQIFSERHYARYRDRIFVHDARRSEEMVHLGTSKNGTEMRVNRRGVEADRILIISSVEPHYFAGYTGGRKSFLPGIAAFDTIEQNHKLALRREASALRLEGNPVHEDMIDALSTVKKEIFAINTVLDRDHRIYAAVAGDIYGSLEPAVARANEVFVAEIPRKADIVISVAKFPSDIDLYQAQKGIDNAKYALKEGGILLLVAKCRMGIGDESFARLLGSASSPADALRRIEEGFVLGYHKAAKMAEIGLWAQVWAVTDLDPAFLESVFIRPFAGLQEAVDAALGEKGPDASVLVLMDGSLTIPVVRDQARR, encoded by the coding sequence ATGAAACTGCGGCTGCCCTACGGGAAGGAGGGATATCTCGAGGCCGCCATCGACGAGGCGCGCATCGAGGGGATCATCGAACCGAACCGCGTCCCGATCGGGGACGAGGGGGAGGTGATCCGCCGGGCGCTCGAGCACCCGGTCGGCTCGGCGGGAGTCCGCGCGTTTCTGGCCGGCGCCCGGGACGTCCTCGTCATCGTCAACGACCCGACCCGGCCGACGCCGACGGCGCGGGTGCTCGATTACCTCGAGCCCGAACTGGCCGGCCTGGAGGTCAGCTTCATCGTGGCCACGGGCGCCCACCGGGCGCCGACGCCCGAGGAGTACGTGCAGATTTTCTCCGAGCGGCACTACGCCCGGTACCGCGACCGCATCTTCGTGCACGACGCCCGCAGGAGCGAGGAGATGGTCCACCTGGGGACCTCGAAGAACGGGACCGAGATGAGGGTCAACCGCCGCGGGGTGGAGGCGGACCGCATCCTCATCATCAGCTCGGTGGAGCCCCACTACTTCGCCGGCTACACCGGGGGGCGCAAATCGTTCCTCCCCGGGATCGCCGCCTTCGACACGATCGAGCAGAACCACAAGCTGGCGCTCAGGCGGGAGGCCTCGGCGCTGCGGCTGGAGGGGAACCCGGTCCACGAGGACATGATCGACGCCCTCTCGACGGTCAAGAAGGAGATCTTCGCCATCAACACGGTGCTCGACCGGGACCACCGGATCTACGCCGCCGTGGCCGGCGACATCTACGGCTCACTCGAACCCGCGGTCGCCCGGGCCAACGAGGTCTTCGTCGCCGAAATCCCCCGCAAGGCCGATATCGTGATCTCGGTGGCGAAGTTCCCCTCCGACATCGACCTGTACCAGGCCCAGAAGGGGATCGACAACGCCAAGTACGCGCTCAAGGAGGGGGGGATCCTGCTCCTGGTGGCCAAGTGCCGCATGGGGATCGGGGACGAATCGTTCGCCCGCCTGCTCGGGTCGGCCAGTTCGCCCGCGGACGCGCTCCGGCGCATCGAGGAAGGCTTCGTCCTGGGCTATCACAAGGCGGCCAAGATGGCCGAGATCGGGCTCTGGGCCCAGGTCTGGGCGGTGACCGACCTGGACCCGGCGTTTTTGGAGAGCGTGTTCATCCGCCCGTTCGCCGGGCTCCAGGAGGCCGTGGACGCCGCCCTCGGGGAGAAGGGGCCGGACGCTTCGGTCCTCGTGCTGATGGACGGGAGCCTGACCATCCCCGTCGTCCGGGACCAGGCAAGGAGGTAG
- a CDS encoding NYN domain-containing protein, which translates to MYPVLMPYWFDGNNLIGQSAAAAAADPRPRREFLAALAAYRRAGGGRLLVFFDGDDPGRSDLPPGVAVRYAAPESADAAILRRLGEASRPAEVTVVTNDLELRARCRRAGAPTLDWREFAARMRLRSSRPGRTRKRPEEAVDVAEWMRWFGLDGGEG; encoded by the coding sequence TTGTATCCTGTCCTCATGCCTTACTGGTTTGACGGCAACAACCTGATCGGGCAATCGGCGGCGGCGGCGGCCGCCGACCCGCGCCCGCGGCGGGAGTTCCTGGCGGCGCTGGCCGCCTATCGCCGGGCGGGCGGGGGCCGCCTGCTGGTCTTCTTCGACGGGGACGACCCCGGGCGGTCGGACCTCCCCCCGGGGGTCGCCGTGCGTTACGCCGCACCCGAATCGGCCGACGCGGCCATCCTCCGGCGCCTCGGCGAAGCCTCCCGCCCCGCCGAAGTCACCGTCGTCACCAACGACCTGGAGCTTCGCGCCCGCTGCCGCCGCGCCGGCGCCCCGACCCTCGACTGGCGGGAGTTCGCCGCGAGGATGCGCCTTCGTTCAAGCCGCCCCGGCCGTACCCGGAAGCGCCCGGAGGAGGCGGTCGACGTGGCGGAGTGGATGCGGTGGTTCGGCCTCGACGGCGGGGAGGGCTAG
- a CDS encoding 2-oxoacid:acceptor oxidoreductase subunit alpha encodes MEQTSKSRNTASVVNDFSLQIATVNGSGSQSANAILMRAIFRMGIPVSGKNIFPSNISGLPTWYAIRVSERGYAARKAGIDIAVALNPHSAREDALAVSPGGVLLAESALGLGRLRDDIHCYEVPFARLAEEVTGNFRLRALLANMVYVGALTRLLSIDTAEVEAAIRRQFPDKAGAVDLNLRALEAGRSHAERHLEKRDPFRLEPRTLTRGRILIDGNGAAALGAMFGGCTVASWYPITPSTSLMEQLQGFLREFRTDPRTGKASFAVIQAEDEMAALGMVVGAGWAGARAMTATSGPGVSLMTEFSGLAYFAEIPAVLWDVQRLGPSTGLPTRTSQGDLLSCYFLGHGDTRHILLLPATPGECFDFAQQALNLAERFQTPVICMSDLDLGMNDWVAEEFPYPDHIPLDRGKVLREPDLEAMADFARYLDSDGDGVCPRTLPGNRHPGAPYFTRGSGHNPKAEYSERPGDYARLMERLARKIRGAVPSLPPPVIADGAGGPVGIVSWGSTHAAVEEARDRLREEHGVETGYLRLRSLPPGEDTARFLERHERVYVVEQNRDGQMRAILQIEFPAAAARLRSVLHCDGVPADAASIAGSILEGERKGEDHVA; translated from the coding sequence ATGGAACAGACATCGAAGAGCCGTAACACCGCTTCCGTCGTCAACGATTTCAGCCTCCAGATCGCCACGGTGAACGGCTCCGGGAGCCAGTCGGCCAACGCGATCCTGATGCGGGCGATCTTCCGCATGGGGATCCCGGTCAGCGGCAAGAACATCTTCCCCTCCAACATCTCGGGACTCCCCACCTGGTACGCCATCCGGGTGAGCGAGCGGGGCTACGCCGCCCGCAAGGCCGGCATCGACATCGCCGTCGCCCTCAACCCCCACTCGGCGCGCGAGGACGCGCTCGCGGTCAGCCCGGGAGGGGTGCTGCTCGCGGAATCGGCCCTGGGCCTGGGCAGGCTGCGCGACGACATCCACTGCTACGAAGTCCCCTTCGCCCGGCTGGCGGAGGAGGTCACCGGCAACTTCCGGCTCCGCGCGCTCCTGGCCAACATGGTTTACGTGGGAGCCCTCACCCGTCTCCTCTCCATCGACACCGCCGAGGTGGAAGCGGCCATCCGGCGGCAGTTCCCGGACAAGGCCGGGGCCGTCGATCTCAACCTTCGGGCGCTCGAGGCGGGACGCTCCCATGCCGAGCGCCACCTGGAAAAGAGAGACCCCTTCCGCCTCGAGCCGCGCACCCTCACCCGGGGCCGGATCCTCATCGACGGCAACGGCGCGGCGGCGCTGGGGGCGATGTTCGGGGGATGCACCGTGGCCTCGTGGTACCCCATCACCCCCTCCACCTCCCTGATGGAACAGCTGCAGGGGTTCCTGCGCGAGTTCCGGACCGATCCCCGCACGGGGAAAGCGTCGTTCGCCGTCATCCAGGCCGAGGACGAAATGGCGGCCCTCGGCATGGTCGTGGGAGCGGGGTGGGCGGGCGCCCGCGCCATGACCGCGACCTCCGGTCCCGGCGTCTCCCTGATGACCGAGTTTTCCGGCCTGGCCTATTTCGCCGAAATCCCCGCCGTCCTCTGGGACGTCCAGCGCCTGGGACCCTCCACGGGCCTCCCCACCCGCACGAGCCAGGGGGACCTGCTCTCCTGCTACTTTCTCGGCCACGGCGACACGCGCCATATCCTCCTCCTGCCGGCCACCCCGGGGGAGTGCTTCGATTTCGCCCAGCAGGCGCTGAACCTGGCCGAGCGCTTCCAGACCCCCGTCATCTGCATGAGCGACCTGGACCTGGGGATGAACGACTGGGTCGCGGAGGAGTTCCCCTACCCCGACCACATCCCGCTGGATCGCGGCAAGGTACTCCGGGAGCCGGACCTGGAGGCGATGGCCGACTTCGCCCGCTACCTCGACAGCGACGGGGACGGGGTCTGCCCCCGCACCCTGCCCGGGAACCGGCACCCGGGCGCCCCCTATTTCACCCGCGGGAGCGGCCACAACCCGAAGGCCGAATACAGCGAACGGCCCGGGGACTACGCCCGGCTCATGGAGCGCCTCGCGCGCAAGATCCGGGGAGCCGTCCCCTCCCTCCCCCCCCCGGTCATCGCCGACGGCGCGGGGGGCCCCGTCGGCATCGTCTCCTGGGGCTCCACGCACGCGGCGGTGGAGGAGGCGCGCGACCGGCTGCGGGAGGAGCATGGCGTCGAAACGGGATACCTGCGCCTGCGCTCCCTGCCGCCCGGGGAGGACACAGCCCGCTTTCTCGAGCGCCACGAGAGGGTGTACGTGGTGGAACAGAACCGGGACGGGCAGATGCGGGCGATCCTGCAGATCGAATTCCCGGCGGCCGCCGCCCGCCTGCGGTCCGTCCTTCACTGCGACGGCGTCCCGGCCGACGCGGCCTCGATCGCCGGATCGATCCTGGAAGGGGAAAGGAAAGGGGAAGACCATGTCGCCTGA